The following proteins are co-located in the Siansivirga zeaxanthinifaciens CC-SAMT-1 genome:
- a CDS encoding endonuclease MutS2 translates to MINIHTKTLQDLEFSTVLKQISEHCITALGNEKALEIGPLSDRDTLRICLHQTNEYVASFQNENRIPNHGFDAITKEIKLLKIENTFLDVHSLKKIVAISITANELVTFLNKFQEYYPELYNYASNIEVTKIVIEKIDSIVDRFGEIKDNASPLLFDLRQSINRVRGKINQSFNSALATYHGLEYLDDIRESVVENRRVLAVKAMYRRKVNGAIMGSSKTGSIVYMEPETTLKYSRELSNLEFEEKEEVTRILKEVTNFIRPFLPLFTKYQNFLIDIDVISAKAKYALSMNALLPEITEDRSMFLRDAYHPLLYLNNLQKKEKTFPQTIELKQDSRIIVISGPNAGGKSITLKTVGLLQVMLQSGLLIPVHERSKVCLFDRILSDIGDNQSIENHLSTYSYRLKQMNYFLKKCNKNTLFLIDEFGTGSDPELGGALAETFLEEFYHREAFGIITTHYSNLKILANELPNMLNANMLFDEKTLEPLYKLVIGQAGSSFTFEVAQKNGIPFGLINRAKKKIERSKVRFDATIAKLQKERSKLEKTGESLKLNEKKKIQEAGRLEEINDKIQKKLESYQELYDSNQRLIYLGQKVNDLSEKYFNNKQKKPLMDELFKMVQIENSKRTKESKKEKQIKKAIEKKVKQEVEKKVEVIREKKKEEKTKAKLAPPKPKAILRIGDRVRLEDGRAIGTLDKIEKNKALVNYGIFTTSVDLSQLELVEAMKK, encoded by the coding sequence ATGATTAACATTCACACAAAAACATTACAAGATTTAGAATTTTCAACGGTACTAAAGCAAATAAGCGAGCATTGTATTACCGCTTTAGGTAACGAAAAAGCGCTAGAAATAGGTCCGCTTAGTGATAGAGACACTTTACGTATTTGTTTACATCAAACCAACGAATATGTAGCATCATTTCAAAACGAAAACCGCATTCCAAATCATGGTTTCGATGCTATCACTAAAGAAATTAAGCTTTTAAAAATAGAAAACACGTTTTTAGATGTTCATAGTTTAAAAAAAATTGTTGCTATTTCCATTACAGCTAACGAGCTTGTTACGTTTTTAAATAAATTTCAGGAGTATTATCCAGAACTATATAATTACGCTTCAAATATTGAAGTAACAAAGATTGTTATTGAAAAAATTGACAGTATTGTAGATCGTTTTGGCGAAATAAAAGATAATGCTTCACCCCTTCTTTTCGATTTAAGACAATCTATAAACCGCGTTCGAGGCAAGATAAACCAAAGTTTTAATTCGGCTTTAGCTACGTACCATGGTTTAGAATACTTAGATGATATTAGAGAATCTGTTGTAGAAAACCGACGTGTTTTAGCAGTAAAAGCGATGTACAGACGTAAGGTAAACGGAGCTATTATGGGCAGTAGTAAAACCGGTAGCATTGTTTATATGGAACCGGAAACGACCTTAAAATATTCTCGCGAATTAAGTAATTTAGAATTCGAAGAAAAGGAAGAAGTCACCCGAATTTTAAAAGAAGTCACAAACTTTATTCGTCCGTTTTTACCATTATTTACTAAATACCAAAATTTTTTAATTGATATCGATGTGATCTCGGCAAAAGCAAAATATGCACTAAGCATGAACGCCTTGCTTCCCGAAATAACCGAAGACCGTAGCATGTTTTTGCGTGATGCCTATCACCCACTGCTTTACTTAAATAATTTACAGAAAAAAGAAAAAACGTTTCCACAAACTATTGAATTAAAACAAGATAGTAGAATTATAGTGATTTCCGGACCCAATGCTGGAGGTAAAAGTATCACATTAAAAACGGTAGGATTACTTCAAGTTATGCTACAAAGTGGCTTACTTATTCCGGTGCACGAGCGTAGTAAGGTTTGTTTATTTGATAGAATTTTAAGTGATATTGGTGATAATCAATCTATAGAAAATCATTTAAGCACATACAGCTACCGCTTAAAGCAAATGAATTATTTCTTAAAAAAATGCAATAAGAACACCCTGTTTTTAATTGATGAATTTGGAACAGGAAGTGACCCCGAACTTGGTGGTGCATTAGCCGAAACGTTTTTAGAGGAGTTTTACCATCGAGAAGCTTTTGGTATTATAACAACGCACTATTCTAACCTTAAAATATTAGCCAACGAGTTGCCTAACATGCTTAATGCAAACATGTTGTTTGATGAAAAAACCTTAGAGCCTCTTTACAAATTAGTAATTGGCCAGGCCGGTAGTAGTTTTACTTTTGAAGTGGCCCAAAAAAATGGTATTCCTTTCGGTCTCATAAATCGTGCTAAGAAAAAAATTGAACGCAGTAAAGTACGTTTTGATGCTACCATTGCTAAACTTCAAAAAGAACGTTCTAAACTCGAAAAAACAGGCGAATCTTTAAAGCTTAATGAAAAGAAAAAAATTCAGGAAGCTGGTCGTTTAGAAGAAATAAATGATAAAATTCAGAAGAAATTAGAAAGCTATCAAGAGCTGTACGATAGCAACCAACGCCTTATTTATTTAGGGCAAAAGGTGAATGATTTATCTGAAAAATATTTCAATAACAAACAAAAGAAACCTTTAATGGACGAACTATTTAAAATGGTTCAAATAGAAAATTCGAAGCGCACGAAAGAAAGCAAAAAAGAAAAGCAAATTAAAAAGGCCATCGAGAAAAAAGTAAAGCAAGAGGTAGAAAAAAAGGTTGAAGTTATTAGAGAAAAGAAAAAAGAAGAAAAAACAAAGGCCAAACTAGCGCCTCCAAAGCCAAAGGCTATTTTACGCATTGGTGACCGTGTTCGACTTGAGGATGGTCGCGCCATTGGAACCTTAGATAAAATTGAAAAAAACAAAGCTTTGGTTAATTATGGCATATTTACTACCAGTGTCGATTTATCGCAATTAGAATTGGTCGAGGCCATGAAAAAATAA
- a CDS encoding dicarboxylate/amino acid:cation symporter has protein sequence MKKLALHWKIIIGMILGIIFGFIMNSVNGGKGFVTDWIAPFGTIFINLLKLIAVPLILASLIKGISDLKDISKIKSMGLRTISIYIVTTLVAIVIGLSIVNTVKPGNGMSQDTIEKIKLKYANDAGVTDKLAKASAQKEAGPLQALVDIFPSNIFQSFVEASMLQVIFFALFVGICLLLIPEEKAKPLIDFFDSLNEVVMKMVDLIMLFAPYAVFALLANVIIAFDDIDILIKLLYYALCVVGGLILMIGFYLVLISVYAKKSPMWFLKEISPAQLLAFSTSSSAATLPVTMERVEEHLGVDKEVAGFVLPVGATVNMDGTSLYQGIAAVFIMQVIWPEGLTFTNQLVIIATALLASIGSAAVPSAGMVMLVIVLESIGFPAELLPIGLALIFAVDRPLDMCRTVVNVTGDATVSVLVAKSLGKLHEPQVKNWDDNYENVK, from the coding sequence ATGAAAAAATTAGCATTACACTGGAAGATTATTATTGGAATGATTTTAGGAATTATCTTTGGTTTCATAATGAATTCTGTAAATGGCGGTAAAGGTTTCGTAACCGATTGGATTGCGCCTTTTGGAACCATTTTTATTAATCTTCTTAAGCTAATTGCTGTGCCTTTAATTCTGGCTTCATTAATTAAAGGGATTTCAGATTTAAAAGATATTTCAAAAATAAAATCCATGGGCTTACGCACCATTAGCATTTACATTGTAACAACTTTAGTGGCTATTGTTATTGGATTAAGTATTGTAAACACCGTAAAACCAGGAAATGGCATGTCACAAGATACCATTGAAAAAATAAAATTAAAATACGCTAACGATGCTGGTGTAACCGACAAGCTTGCCAAGGCTAGCGCACAAAAAGAAGCAGGACCATTACAAGCCTTGGTTGATATTTTTCCTAGTAATATTTTTCAATCGTTTGTAGAAGCCTCTATGCTACAAGTTATATTCTTTGCCTTATTTGTTGGTATTTGTTTGCTTTTAATTCCCGAAGAAAAGGCAAAACCCCTTATCGACTTTTTCGATTCGTTAAATGAAGTCGTTATGAAAATGGTCGATTTAATCATGCTTTTTGCGCCTTACGCTGTGTTTGCTTTGTTGGCAAATGTTATTATTGCCTTCGATGATATCGATATTTTAATTAAGCTATTGTATTATGCCTTATGTGTTGTTGGCGGACTCATATTAATGATAGGCTTCTATTTAGTTCTCATTAGTGTTTATGCGAAAAAATCGCCTATGTGGTTTTTAAAAGAAATAAGTCCGGCGCAATTATTAGCATTCTCCACCAGTTCTAGTGCAGCTACCTTACCAGTAACCATGGAACGTGTTGAGGAGCATTTGGGAGTCGATAAAGAAGTTGCTGGTTTTGTTTTACCTGTTGGCGCCACGGTAAACATGGATGGAACCAGTTTATACCAAGGTATTGCTGCGGTTTTTATCATGCAGGTTATTTGGCCAGAAGGCTTAACTTTTACCAATCAATTAGTAATTATTGCAACGGCTTTATTAGCATCTATTGGCAGTGCCGCTGTACCAAGTGCAGGTATGGTTATGTTGGTAATTGTTTTAGAATCTATAGGGTTTCCAGCAGAGTTACTTCCTATAGGCTTAGCTCTTATTTTTGCCGTAGACCGTCCGTTAGATATGTGCAGAACTGTTGTTAATGTTACTGGTGATGCAACCGTTTCGGTTTTAGTTGCAAAATCACTTGGTAAACTTCACGAACCGCAAGTGAAAAATTGGGATGATAATTATGAAAACGTAAAATAA
- the aroC gene encoding chorismate synthase yields MAGNSFGKLFQLTTYGESHGPALGGIIDGCPSGIKLDLDAIQDELNRRKPGQSSIVTQRKEPDTVKFHSGIFEGVTTGTSIGFIIENTNQKSHDYTHIKDSYRPSHADYVYDKKYGFRDYRGGGRSSARETACRVVAGAIAKQMLSNIEFKAYVSGVGNMKLNKPYTELDLTKIESNIVRCPDTEMASKMETYIKEVRSKGDTVGGIVSCVIKNVPVGLGEPVFDKLHAELGKAMLSINAVKGFEYGSGFEGSAMYGSEHNDAFNTDGTTKTNHSGGIQGGISNGMDIYFNVAFKPVATLIQEYETIDKEGKVVVMHGKGRHDPCVVPRAVPIVEAMAALVIADFYLQNKMYH; encoded by the coding sequence ATGGCTGGAAATTCTTTCGGAAAATTATTTCAACTAACAACATATGGCGAATCTCATGGGCCTGCTTTAGGCGGTATTATAGATGGTTGCCCATCGGGAATAAAACTAGATTTAGATGCTATTCAAGATGAATTAAACAGAAGAAAACCGGGTCAATCATCCATTGTTACTCAACGTAAAGAACCAGACACCGTTAAATTTCACTCCGGTATTTTTGAAGGTGTTACAACGGGAACTTCCATTGGTTTTATAATTGAAAATACCAACCAAAAATCGCACGATTACACCCATATAAAAGACAGTTACAGACCAAGTCATGCCGACTATGTTTACGATAAAAAATATGGTTTTAGAGACTATCGCGGTGGTGGTCGCAGCTCGGCAAGAGAAACAGCCTGTCGCGTTGTAGCGGGCGCTATTGCTAAGCAAATGCTAAGTAACATCGAGTTTAAAGCCTATGTTTCTGGTGTTGGCAACATGAAACTAAACAAACCTTACACAGAATTAGATTTAACCAAAATAGAATCCAATATTGTACGCTGTCCAGATACCGAGATGGCTTCAAAAATGGAAACGTACATTAAAGAAGTGCGCAGTAAAGGCGATACCGTTGGAGGTATTGTTAGCTGCGTAATAAAAAACGTTCCGGTTGGCTTAGGCGAACCTGTTTTCGATAAACTTCATGCCGAATTAGGTAAAGCCATGCTATCCATCAACGCTGTAAAAGGCTTCGAGTATGGCAGCGGTTTCGAAGGAAGCGCCATGTATGGTAGCGAGCACAACGACGCATTTAACACAGACGGCACAACCAAAACAAACCATTCGGGAGGTATTCAGGGCGGTATAAGCAACGGCATGGACATATATTTCAACGTCGCTTTTAAACCTGTAGCCACCTTAATTCAAGAATACGAAACCATAGACAAAGAAGGCAAAGTTGTTGTTATGCACGGCAAAGGCAGACACGACCCATGTGTGGTACCACGCGCTGTGCCTATTGTAGAAGCTATGGCAGCGCTGGTAATTGCAGATTTCTACTTACAAAATAAAATGTATCATTAG
- a CDS encoding histidinol-phosphatase HisJ family protein has protein sequence MRKLNEFIWETHGIHAGTEQDHVKHGIDKLEDIIDKAIEAKHPSITFIIHSPRLTSFRYIAERETNVKFIRGNRSYLNYPKRIASLREKYAGKINIKYGVELEWMGPDLGLQWSRSKIFQAEDADYVIGSVHFAPEGLPYDGSKEEALQLLEMRGSLEAYWDGYFNEMIQMIECFGDMIQIIGHIDLPKLNVDMPEALINFETSSHPLANKFRTLLELIADRNLALDVNMAGKFKGVGVYPIQSILRRANQLQIPVCVGTDTHHVRYYGLNFKESLEYIHEAGYESYVSYSKLIPENRTIFDDHELKVKYTVLNKGIELLNQRLDDAQRRIIPDFSFGGSFSEFVDIYKNSTGMGEYNAIRIRKWGKSITVSNEIPKMTDAKVNGLFSEHLDKPGVISSLFNTLASEGINVETARLKSNNDGTAMAFLSITDEGNNVHSAIDFIKGTDGGVFTNLTYKEHATLPNYYSEGVYLLEMDGVKLNLALNDKVILTKHHNAPGVLLILLSALASKHINIIDLRLGKLNDTGYSAVAVDGDSNTIRNLLSKLGEQYYEANLIEFHSM, from the coding sequence ATGAGAAAACTTAACGAATTTATTTGGGAAACACATGGTATTCACGCAGGTACAGAACAAGACCACGTGAAACACGGTATCGATAAATTAGAAGATATTATTGATAAAGCTATTGAAGCCAAACACCCAAGTATAACTTTTATTATTCATTCACCTAGATTAACAAGTTTTCGTTATATCGCAGAGAGAGAAACCAATGTAAAGTTTATTAGAGGAAACCGTTCGTATTTAAATTACCCGAAACGTATTGCCAGTTTACGCGAAAAATATGCAGGAAAAATAAATATAAAATACGGTGTAGAATTAGAGTGGATGGGTCCAGACCTAGGTTTGCAATGGAGTCGCTCTAAAATATTTCAAGCAGAAGACGCCGATTATGTTATTGGCTCTGTACATTTTGCTCCAGAAGGTTTACCTTATGATGGCTCTAAAGAAGAAGCCCTACAACTACTAGAAATGCGTGGTAGTTTAGAAGCTTATTGGGATGGCTATTTCAATGAAATGATTCAAATGATTGAATGTTTTGGCGATATGATTCAAATTATCGGACATATTGATTTGCCAAAATTGAATGTCGATATGCCCGAAGCTTTAATTAATTTCGAAACCAGTTCGCATCCGCTTGCAAATAAATTTAGAACCCTTTTAGAGCTTATTGCCGATAGAAATTTAGCCCTCGATGTTAACATGGCTGGTAAATTTAAAGGCGTGGGTGTGTATCCAATACAGAGTATTTTGAGACGAGCTAACCAACTTCAAATTCCGGTTTGTGTTGGTACCGATACGCATCATGTTCGTTATTACGGCCTTAACTTTAAAGAAAGTTTAGAATATATTCATGAGGCAGGTTACGAAAGTTATGTAAGTTATTCGAAGTTAATTCCAGAAAACCGAACCATTTTCGATGACCATGAATTGAAAGTAAAATATACCGTTTTAAACAAAGGTATCGAATTACTAAATCAGCGTTTAGATGATGCTCAACGTAGAATTATACCCGATTTTTCGTTTGGTGGTAGTTTTTCTGAGTTTGTAGATATTTACAAAAATTCTACTGGTATGGGCGAATATAACGCCATTAGAATTCGTAAATGGGGCAAGTCTATTACGGTTTCAAATGAAATTCCTAAAATGACCGATGCTAAGGTTAACGGTTTGTTTTCTGAGCATTTAGATAAACCAGGCGTTATTTCATCACTTTTTAACACCTTAGCTTCCGAAGGCATTAACGTAGAAACGGCTCGTTTAAAATCGAATAACGATGGTACAGCCATGGCCTTTTTATCTATTACAGACGAAGGTAACAACGTGCATAGCGCCATCGATTTTATAAAAGGTACCGATGGGGGTGTTTTCACTAATTTAACCTATAAAGAGCATGCAACCCTGCCAAACTATTACAGCGAAGGGGTGTATTTATTAGAAATGGATGGTGTAAAATTAAATTTAGCCTTAAACGATAAGGTTATTTTAACCAAGCATCACAACGCGCCAGGAGTACTTTTAATTTTATTATCTGCTCTGGCATCAAAACATATTAATATTATCGATTTACGTTTAGGAAAGCTAAACGATACAGGTTACTCGGCAGTTGCTGTCGATGGCGATAGCAATACCATTAGAAATTTACTATCAAAATTAGGTGAGCAATATTACGAAGCCAATTTAATTGAATTTCATAGTATGTAA
- a CDS encoding sulfurtransferase, whose protein sequence is MKTLLFQEPVVSVPWLHDNLEHKNLIILDGTINKVFNEDQPQIPGARFFDIKNKFSNTADPFPSAFPSKELFETSARELGINNDSAIVVYDDKGIYSSARVWWLFKAFGYNNVAVLDGGFPEWLKHKFPTESMKPYAGESGNFEAHLKPELMQFFNDVKAASNNKTHTIIDARSAGRFNCTEPEPRAGLRMGTIPNSVNLPFEDLLNGHVLISKAEIASKFKPLASPEDPLIFSCGSGLTACVLALGAEISGYKNMAVYDGSWTEWGSLVPE, encoded by the coding sequence ATGAAAACGCTTTTATTTCAAGAACCCGTAGTATCTGTTCCATGGTTACATGATAATTTAGAACACAAAAATTTAATTATTCTCGACGGAACCATCAATAAGGTTTTTAATGAAGACCAACCACAAATTCCTGGTGCCCGTTTTTTTGACATAAAAAACAAGTTTAGCAACACCGCCGATCCGTTTCCAAGTGCATTTCCATCTAAAGAATTGTTTGAAACTTCGGCTCGCGAATTAGGTATTAATAACGACAGTGCCATTGTTGTTTACGACGATAAAGGTATTTATTCAAGTGCTCGTGTTTGGTGGCTTTTTAAAGCCTTTGGTTATAATAATGTTGCTGTTTTAGATGGCGGATTTCCAGAATGGTTAAAACACAAGTTTCCAACAGAAAGCATGAAGCCTTATGCTGGGGAATCTGGTAATTTTGAAGCGCATTTAAAACCTGAACTCATGCAGTTTTTTAATGATGTAAAAGCGGCATCCAATAATAAAACCCATACCATTATTGATGCCCGTTCGGCAGGTCGTTTTAATTGCACAGAACCCGAACCTAGAGCTGGTTTGCGTATGGGAACCATTCCAAATTCTGTTAATTTACCTTTCGAAGATTTATTAAATGGACATGTTTTAATTTCAAAAGCTGAAATAGCATCTAAATTTAAACCTTTAGCATCGCCAGAAGATCCTTTAATTTTTTCTTGTGGCTCCGGACTCACCGCATGTGTTTTGGCTTTAGGCGCCGAGATTTCGGGTTATAAAAACATGGCTGTTTACGATGGTTCTTGGACCGAGTGGGGGAGTTTAGTTCCAGAATAA
- the miaE gene encoding tRNA-(ms[2]io[6]A)-hydroxylase, translating into MLHLKLETDPRWVNIAESNLEEILTDHAWCEQKAATNAISLITLNSEYTDMVTDLLELAKEELEHFQMVHDIIKKRGYTLGRERKDSYVNELYKFMNKGGNRLQCMVDRLLFSAMIEARSCERFKLLSREIKDPELAKFYYDLMVSEAGHYTLFISYARKYGKDIDVDARWKALVEFESEVIKNYGKSETIHG; encoded by the coding sequence ATGCTTCATTTAAAATTAGAAACCGATCCTCGATGGGTAAATATCGCAGAATCTAATCTCGAAGAAATTCTAACAGACCATGCCTGGTGCGAACAAAAAGCGGCCACAAATGCCATTTCTTTAATCACTTTAAACTCCGAATATACCGATATGGTTACCGATTTACTGGAGTTAGCTAAGGAAGAGTTAGAGCACTTTCAAATGGTACACGATATTATAAAAAAGCGAGGGTATACACTCGGTAGAGAACGAAAAGATAGCTACGTTAACGAACTTTATAAGTTTATGAACAAAGGTGGCAATCGTTTACAATGTATGGTCGATAGGTTATTGTTTTCGGCCATGATTGAAGCCAGAAGCTGCGAACGTTTTAAATTACTTTCAAGAGAAATTAAAGACCCCGAATTAGCTAAATTTTATTATGATTTAATGGTTAGTGAAGCTGGACATTATACCTTGTTTATTTCCTATGCACGAAAATATGGAAAAGACATTGATGTTGATGCCCGTTGGAAAGCTTTAGTGGAATTTGAAAGTGAAGTCATTAAAAATTACGGAAAAAGTGAAACCATTCATGGTTAA
- a CDS encoding thiol-disulfide oxidoreductase DCC family protein produces the protein MEGITKNHQVVLFDGVCNLCNSSVQFIIKNDKKGVFKFAPLQGTFGKDIINKYQIDTTQTDSIILLTKNGLKIKSTAALYISKALNFPLNLLFVFIIVPAFIRDGVYNVIAKNRYKWFGKKEACMIPTPELKNKFLE, from the coding sequence ATGGAAGGTATAACTAAAAATCATCAAGTTGTTTTATTTGATGGTGTCTGCAATTTGTGCAATTCCAGTGTGCAATTCATTATTAAAAACGACAAAAAGGGTGTTTTTAAATTTGCTCCTTTACAAGGTACTTTTGGCAAGGATATTATAAATAAATATCAGATAGATACCACTCAAACCGATTCTATTATTTTACTCACAAAAAACGGATTAAAAATTAAATCGACAGCGGCATTATATATTTCCAAAGCATTAAATTTTCCGCTTAATCTTCTTTTTGTATTTATTATTGTTCCTGCTTTTATAAGAGATGGCGTTTACAATGTTATTGCTAAAAACCGCTATAAATGGTTTGGTAAAAAAGAAGCTTGTATGATACCCACACCAGAGTTAAAAAATAAGTTTTTAGAATAG
- the recG gene encoding ATP-dependent DNA helicase RecG has product MALNLQTPIDYLKGVGPSRADFLRKELGIHTYQDLMNLFPNRYIDRTQYYKTNQLQQNNADVQVIGKIVSFTEVAQKHGKRLVATFQDDVGTMELVWFRGQKWIKDNLKLNKPYVAFGKANWFGGKFSMPHPELELLEEHEKNLRSAMQPVYPSTEKLSNKGITNKVISNMLQQLFIESNGRFKETLSAPILNELKLISKSEALFNVHFPKSQELLAKAQFRLKFEELFYIQLQLIIKNRIHKSKIKGFPFEKIDNYFNTFYNNYLPFDLTNAQKRVLKEIRADLGSNAQMNRLLQGDVGSGKTIVAFMSMLMALDNGFQACLMAPTEILATQHFNGLLELCKPLNISIKTLTGSSKTSERKIIHKTLENGELQIIIGTHALLEDKVKFHNLGLAIIDEQHRFGVEQRSKLWRKNTNPPHILVMTATPIPRTLAMSVYGDLDISVIDELPSGRKPIKTVHRYDKNRLNVFKFIRDEISKGRQIYVVYPLIQESEALDYKDLMDGYESISRDFPMPEYQISIVHGKMKPADKDFEMQRFIKGETQIMVATTVIEVGVNVPNASVMIIESAERFGLSQLHQLRGRVGRGAEQSYCILMTGHKLSNDSKTRLETMVRTSDGFEIAEVDLRLRGPGDLMGTQQSGVLNLKIADIVKDKNILQQARYYAKNLINTDPTLAKPENDVILNTYKEVTKFKNIWNYIS; this is encoded by the coding sequence ATGGCATTAAATCTTCAAACTCCAATCGATTATCTTAAAGGCGTTGGTCCTAGCCGTGCCGATTTTCTACGTAAAGAGTTGGGTATTCATACCTATCAGGATTTAATGAATTTATTTCCAAACAGATACATAGACAGAACACAGTATTACAAAACCAATCAATTACAACAAAATAATGCCGATGTTCAGGTTATTGGGAAAATAGTATCCTTTACCGAAGTGGCTCAAAAACATGGTAAACGTTTGGTTGCGACTTTTCAAGACGATGTAGGAACCATGGAATTGGTGTGGTTTCGGGGGCAAAAATGGATAAAAGACAATCTCAAACTTAACAAGCCTTATGTTGCTTTTGGTAAAGCGAATTGGTTTGGCGGTAAATTTTCTATGCCGCATCCCGAACTGGAATTACTCGAAGAGCATGAAAAGAATTTACGTTCGGCGATGCAACCGGTATATCCTTCTACCGAAAAACTGTCAAATAAAGGCATAACTAATAAGGTGATTAGCAACATGCTTCAGCAATTGTTTATAGAGTCGAACGGCCGATTTAAAGAAACGCTATCGGCTCCTATATTGAATGAATTAAAACTTATTTCTAAAAGTGAAGCGCTCTTCAATGTGCATTTTCCTAAGAGTCAGGAGTTGTTGGCTAAAGCACAATTCCGATTAAAATTTGAAGAGTTATTTTATATTCAATTGCAATTAATCATTAAAAATAGAATTCATAAAAGTAAAATTAAGGGCTTTCCTTTTGAAAAGATTGATAACTATTTTAACACCTTTTACAATAATTATTTGCCTTTCGATTTAACCAATGCACAAAAGCGTGTTTTAAAAGAAATAAGAGCCGATTTAGGCAGCAATGCCCAAATGAATCGGTTGCTTCAAGGCGATGTGGGGTCTGGAAAAACCATTGTAGCCTTTATGTCGATGCTCATGGCGCTCGATAATGGGTTTCAGGCATGTTTAATGGCGCCTACCGAAATCCTAGCAACACAACATTTTAATGGCTTGTTGGAATTATGTAAACCACTGAATATAAGCATAAAAACACTTACAGGTTCAAGTAAAACTTCAGAACGAAAAATAATTCATAAAACATTAGAAAATGGCGAATTACAAATTATTATTGGAACGCATGCCTTGCTTGAAGACAAAGTAAAGTTTCATAATTTAGGTCTCGCTATTATTGATGAACAACATCGGTTTGGTGTAGAGCAGCGTAGTAAATTATGGCGAAAAAACACAAATCCGCCGCACATTTTGGTTATGACGGCCACTCCTATACCAAGAACCTTAGCTATGTCGGTTTACGGCGATTTAGATATTTCTGTAATTGATGAGTTACCGTCGGGAAGAAAACCTATTAAAACTGTGCATCGCTACGATAAAAACCGACTAAACGTGTTTAAATTTATACGTGATGAAATTTCTAAGGGCCGACAAATTTATGTGGTCTATCCACTCATTCAAGAAAGTGAAGCCCTAGATTATAAAGATTTGATGGATGGTTATGAGAGTATTTCCAGAGATTTCCCGATGCCAGAATATCAAATTTCCATTGTTCATGGTAAAATGAAACCTGCCGATAAAGATTTTGAAATGCAGCGCTTCATTAAAGGTGAAACTCAAATTATGGTTGCAACAACGGTTATTGAGGTTGGTGTCAATGTGCCAAATGCCTCTGTAATGATTATTGAAAGTGCCGAGCGTTTTGGTTTATCGCAATTGCATCAATTACGAGGGCGTGTTGGTCGTGGTGCCGAACAAAGTTATTGTATATTAATGACAGGGCATAAATTAAGTAACGACAGTAAAACCCGATTGGAAACCATGGTTCGTACCAGCGACGGATTTGAAATTGCCGAAGTAGATTTAAGACTTCGTGGCCCTGGTGACCTTATGGGAACCCAACAAAGTGGTGTTTTAAACTTAAAAATTGCCGATATTGTTAAAGATAAAAACATATTGCAACAAGCCCGATATTACGCTAAAAACCTTATTAATACAGACCCAACATTGGCAAAACCCGAAAACGACGTTATTTTAAATACGTACAAAGAAGTAACAAAATTTAAAAATATTTGGAATTACATTTCGTAA